The DNA sequence CTGCTGTATCATTGGAGTGAGGGGCATTTCAAAGCTGAAATAGCTATCAGGCTCTGAGTACAATGTCTCCAAGGACTCCGCACTGTAGTATAAAGAAGTGTTGTCCAAAATGGTTTCAAACTGGGAACTGTATACGTCAGTGGAGTCTTCTGCACCCCCAGGCCCAAGGGTGTCGTCATCTCCTCCCCTAAAGTGCTCTTCTTGCTCAAGAATCCTGGAAAGGAAATAAGAGCCAAGAATTTCAGTATtaggttaattttttctttttattttttccccttcaaccACAGAAAATAAGATAACATTCTGTAGAGCTAACACTTGTATTCACTGGCCTTTGTCTTAATATATTTGGGAATATATGAACATATTCGGGTTGAAAAATCTCTTAGCATACAGTGCTACACTACCCTCTAAATAATGTAATATAGTTTCAAACTAGTTTCCTAGTATGTAAATACGACTGGTCcaatgaatatttgaataaaatattaaattctcgGCCAACAACTCCAAGTTATTGACAGCTACAGTCATTCTTCATTTTAACAGAAGCAGATTAATATACCGTGTAAACTTAATGGAGTAAAATCACACTAAATTTTCCTCAGTCTATTAATACTTTCTGATTTAAATAAGACCAGATGCCCTCAAAAGGACAAATACGGTAAATTCAAGGGCTGCCCCCTGCTGACAAGAAGGCAGCACTGCAGAGAGATTTTAGGGCCAAAAGCAGCCAATGCACGACCTTGAAAAAGTCAACAGAAAAGTTTATTGCCAAGGCTGACCAAAACAGGGAAAACCTAGAAACAACTGACAAGTTAATATACAGGGGTGGGGTATTAATTAGTTAATATGTGGCATGTTCCTCacatattaaaaatgaacattaggttggggccggcctggtggtgcagcggttaagttcacatgtttcgcttcagcggcccggggttcaccggttcagatcccgggtgcagacatggcaccacttggcaagccatgctgtggcagacgtcccacatgtaatgtagacgaagatgggcaaggatgttagctcagggccagtcttcctcagcaaaaagaggaggattggtggcagatgttagctcaggggtaatcttcctccaaaaaaaaaaatgaacattagattaactaagtaaaattttaaaactcagtaaCAGCAAGTAGTCAAGAGTTAGAAAAACATGGAGCTGAATTCTGAATATGCCAATTACTAGCTATGTCACTAggcaacttaacctctctgagcatcagatTCCCATAAACAGGAATAAAACTACCCCATAAATTATCCATATTCCTAGGTATTACCAGGACTTAATATTCAATAATAcggttttctttgttgtttttaaatttctgaaggTCTACCATATACGAAATACTATTTTGGGTTTATAACTCCTTAATGGCTTCTCACTGCACTtggaataaaatggaaagttCTATGATGAAGCTGCTCCCGACCTCTCCACACTCTGCCCACCACTCTCTCCCAGCTCCTTAAGCTCGAGCCGAACTGGAGGAGTTTCAAATCTTTAAACTTACCCTAAGGTCTTTGCTTTGCACAGCTCCAGGAAGCACATGGAGGCAGGCAATGCACCAGGCCTCCTGTGCGCATTGTTCCCtcttctggaatattcttccttCCCATTCTCCACCTGGCTAACTTATATTCATTCCTCAAGTCTCCGCCTAATTATCATTTCCACAGAAAGGCCTTCCCAAGCCATCAAGTGAATTAGCTTCTCTCCtgcattcaaattattttttctagtatgtctctcttctttcccttcacaaAACCCAGTACAAGTTGTGATCCTATAATTATTAATGTGTTTAAATGTTCAGTGGTTATCTTCAGCAGTAAAGTGCATGGGGACAGTGACCAGAGGCCATACCTACTCTGAACATTCCTTTATGCCCAGCATCTAGCGGTGTTAAGGACATAACAGACAATCAAAACTCATttgtggaaggaaaggagggaaggtgggagggaggagacgAGGAATAAATTAATAATCTGCACAAAAGCCAAAGTGCTTATTCCAGAGAGAATATAATTACTGAGCCATGTGCCACATATCAACGCTGCTTTTGAGGGAAGTCTGGAGATTTTAtgagttgggggcagggagtgggagtggagaggaggagtCCTGCCAGCCATCCTAAAGGAGCAGCATGCTCAGCTGATTTGTTAATTAACTGTAGGGGAAAAGGCATTTCCTTACACCAAACAAACCAATAAAACCCTTCAGCCTTGACACAGATGTTCTCCCATATAAACTATAACTTGTGGTGTCATGAGGACTGACGGGAGAAAAGACAgtacaaattcaaaataatagtACACCACAAATGATTTTGCCAAAAGCAGCACTATATGGTCAAACTACaagcaaaggaagtgaaaaagtaaaacacatgTCTTCCATTTATCCAGGCTCTAAGCTGGTACGGATGTCAGAAATGTATGGCAAGACCAAGAAATACCGTATGATGCCAAGTTTACTTATCAGGGCTATAAACAAAACATACACTACATGTGAGAAGGGATTCTCATGTGAATGCCATGGAACGAGTGAATTATAATCTAGTTCTGGCCTCCTGACCTCCTTTCTAAACCTAGAAAGTTGGGTCAGCCCAAACCCAGAACCTCTGTGCTCAAACATGTAGGTAGGAGGGATGTAGGCACTGGTGTTGCACCCAGAAAACAAGCCTAAGACAGAATGTGATGACTACAGGATATGTCAAAGGAGTCCAAACCCCTTCACGTTATTAAGGATAACTGTGGGGTGTTTTAGTTACCTCAATATTGGAAAACTTGAAACCTgtcaaatataacaaaatgtcagAAATGGATTCACAAAGTTTAGTGTTCACAGGCTCTCCATAACTCTGCTTCCCTGGTCTATGCCTAAAGGACAGCTTCATTACAAGCTCACTTTAGGATCTTAGAAACTTGGAAGGAACCTAGCTTACAGTACCTTCTCTTCCAGTCTATGATAACAAGGATCCAGGATATTGTGAGCTGAGTTCTCACAGCCAAGCACAGGATAAGGGTTTCCTATAATCTGCACCAGGCGTCAAAGACAGCAGCACTACTATGGGAGCTCACCTTTCCTGGTCTCTCTCCAGTTCAGGCTTCTTCTCAAGatgttctttgttttcctttaggaAGACTTCATCCTCTCCACTCTCAACAAGAGGGGCAGGGGAAAATGTCCCTGAGCTGGCGCCAGGCCTCTCTGAAGGTGCTCTCCAGGTTCCATCCCAAACATTCTCAGTTAAACCAATTGAATTACATAAACGAGCAGATGAGACGAGATGGTCTggcactttggaaaactctttgcTTTCAAGAGAGGTGGTCCTTTCCAATGATGTCTCATAATCCACAGGATGCCatgtctctcctttctcccctcctgtcCACAATATTTCCACCCCCTGAAATCCCACATGTTTGACCCGGCCTGGGCGTCCCGCAGAGCCGCCTCGATCACAGCCCCCTGGGTGCTCTCGCCCCAGATCAgaccttctctctctcaaaacaCCAACACTGCCCGCAGAGTCGTGGGTTGCTGCTGGGCTCCCCACAGCGGAGACTGGACAAGCTGGCTTCTGCACGTGGAGAGCCCCTCTTCTCCCAGTGGTTATCTGGGGAAGCTCTGCCTGAGTTTCTCCAGTTAACAGTACCGTCAGATCCTTCTGGATGCTCAAACACAAACTGTCCTCAGTCATAACTTCAGCTGAGAAAGGTCTATCTGGTGATTTTTCTTGGCCAGCAGAGAACAGTTTGTTGGCTCTCTGTACTTTCTGACTGTCAGTGTCCACCTCTTTTTCCACCTGCTGAACTGACAAACTAGAAGCAGCATCTTTGTCTAGTACCTTTGTAGCCTGTAATGTTCCTAAAGCTATTCTGGCTTCTGTGGCTTTCAGAGCTGAAATCAAAGAGTCAATGGGTTGTAAACTTTGTTCCTTGAGATGACTTTGAGAGGGGGGCTCTCCAACATCTTTTGGTCCTTCCGTAACACTGTCAAGCCCAGAGTGGTGGCCGGCAAGAAGCTGGACCCCCTGCTGCCCTTGTGGGCAACATGGCAGAGACTCTGCATCAAACTTGAGAGAAGCTCTTAGGCTTTCTCCACTTTCCTCCATGGTCCCATATTCTGGAAATTCATTTGTGACATGTGGTGGGAGTAAAGTGCTTCCTCCATGATCACCTATGAATAGAACAGAATGTACACAATGACTTGTTTTGAACAATAGGTTCCAATGTGTATTAATAAATATCCACACATGTTAGGCACTCAATAATCTTTATTTGATTCTTTCACTGTTTGcttcccccccaccaccaccctgccACACATAACCGTGACAGTGGTCCCTTCCACTTAGCTTACATGAATGTAATCACAAACATTTTGGCACAGAAGGAGGCAATCTAATGACACACGCCATATTTAACCTGGCTTCTGATAAAGTCCTGTACGTGCAACTCAGTTGCTGCATATgcaaaaagagattaaaataaggACACATATCACTTCCCAAATACTACTCACGAAGCAgcaactaaaatatttatattggGCAGAACAACAAATAGCCTATGGTTCAGCCAACAATATCCGTGCAGTGCAACCTCTGAGACGGAGCCTCAGAAAAAAGATACAATCTATTTaaagtcagtaaatattttttcagccaGAAGCCTACCCTTTATAGCTAGAtttctatggggaaaaaaaatgctttcaggACATCCCTGGAGAATGAGAGTGAAGTCAAAATGGAACAGGAAATTTAACGTGTTGAGAAAAATTTCCAGGATCTCAactgcaaaaaaatttaaatggtatCATATGCAGAATCCCAAAAAATTAAGCACTGAAAACAATAATTAGTATATACTTACTCTTTGGGATCAAATTTAcaacattttcttattaaaacgGCAGTGAGAGGAAATAATGAAGACGTTCTGCTGAACAAAAATTTAATTTGGGGGTTTAGGGATAAGAGTTACAGTCATCTCAGCTCCAGCAGCCAATTTCCTTGTGAACTTGGTCTTGGTTACTTTCCATCAGGAAAATCCTACTCTACACCAGAAATGTAGAGTACTCACTTTGACAACTTTATGAAAGAAGAcatttgttgttattgtcattgttgttgctgtttttaaagcACTGCGAGCTCCAACCTTCCTGTTTAGTGACATATTTGACAAATGTCTGAGTATATACATGGAAACGATATGAAAGACTTGATTCTGCGCATGTAGAAAATAAGGTAACTTGGAAGCATGAGTTAAGCCATAGCATCCCACAGTGTGCAAAATTTGATAAACAGTAATACATCTGAGAGTACATACtgcttcatatttcatttttaaaataatttgaagtatatttctaaaattaaatttgaatcaAGTATTGATGGAATTCAAGAAGCACTTCTGTGTGATGGCCGTATTTAAAATACCTTCACGAGACAGAACTAAGAGGATGTGGCTTGCTGAAATCTGAAGAGGAAGCAACTTTTCAAATCCTGGTTTTGAAAAGGAAGAcagttaaaaacaataaagatcCCTCTTCCTAGAACGGCatattgacatttttaatttttcagtaaagaatgcaataaaactttaaaaatttttcccctTAAGATTCAGTGGttttgtgcaaccattaccactatctaaatttccagaacattttcatcacctccctcacaaaaaaaaccctgtatGCATTAGCTGTCACTGTCCATTaccctgtctccccagcccctggtaactgcCAAGAGACTTTCtgtcatataaacggaatcagaCAATACGTGCCattctgtgtctgtcttttttcacttagcacaatactttcaaggtttatccacactgcagcatgtatcagaatttcattcctttttattgccagatAATAaaccattgtatacatatactacagtttcttcatcattctccattcatcagttgatggacatttgtgttgtttccactttttggcaattataaataatgaacatttgtatacaagtcttCACGtctacatttattttcaattctccTGAGTATACACCTATGAGTGGAATTTCTAGGTCATATAGTAATCCTACATTTAATGTTTAGAGaaactgccagttttccaaagcaactgcaccattttacatttctactagCAATGTCTAAGAGTTCCATTACTGCCCATcctttttattatagccatcctggtgggtgtgaaatgatatctcactgtggttttgatttgcatttccctagtgactaacgATACTGAGCATCTtgtcatgtacttattggccatttatatatcttgtTTAAAGacatatctattcagatcctttgcccattttataattggttTACTTGTCTTTTGTATTATTGAGTTACAAGAGTacattatatattctggacagaagttctttatcagatatatactctgcaaatattttctcctgttctgtgggTTGTATTTTCCCTTAGTTGATGGTGTCTTTCAAAGCactaatgtttttaattttgagacaATCCACCTTatcgattttttttcttttggtgcttgtgcttttggtgtgatATGTAACAAATTAttgtctaatccaaggtcacaaagatttattcctacattttcttctaagagttttacagtgtTAGCTATTACATTTAGACCTTTGATCGATTTTGAGTTAAcctttgtatatggtgtgaagcagatatccaacttcattcttttgcatgtgcataTCCAGTTGAACCAGCACTATTTcttgaaaaaactattcttttccCCCACTGAACTGTCTTGATACCACTGtagaaaatcaactgaccataaatGTAAAGGCTTATCTCTGGACTTCCAAGTCTATTCCATTGAGCTAGAAGCCTATCTTGTTGCCGGTATAAAACTGTCTAGATTACTGCAGCTTTGCAGAAAGTACCTCAGGAGGTGTGCGTCCTTCTACTCTGTTCTTCCTTCTCCAAGCTGTTTTGGCTGCTCTGGGCCCCTTGCGTTTCCCACGTGAATTTTAGGGTCAGCTTGTCAGACGGCTGAAATTCTGATAGGAACTCGGGTGAACTTGCAGAGTGCCAGCACTGTGACAGTATTACTATTACATCTTTTGATCCATGATCATAGGctgtgtttccttttatttaattttaatttctttaaacacttttatagttttaaatgtacaagttttgcattatttttgttaaatttatgccaagtattttattctttttttttttttctgctttatctcctcaaacccccctgtacatagtcgtatatcttagttgcaggtccttctagttgtggcattctttttgatactattaaaagtagaattgctttttaatttcattttcagattattcattgctagcatacagaaatacaattaGTTACTGAATATTGAACTTACATCCTGTAACCTTCCAGAACTTCTTAGTTCTAAagcttttttgtggattctttaggatttcctatatacaagatcatgtcatctgaaaacagagataattttactttcttctttcctatctggatgccttttattttgtc is a window from the Equus przewalskii isolate Varuska chromosome 28, EquPr2, whole genome shotgun sequence genome containing:
- the PSD3 gene encoding PH and SEC7 domain-containing protein 3 isoform X8; this encodes MEESGESLRASLKFDAESLPCCPQGQQGVQLLAGHHSGLDSVTEGPKDVGEPPSQSHLKEQSLQPIDSLISALKATEARIALGTLQATKVLDKDAASSLSVQQVEKEVDTDSQKVQRANKLFSAGQEKSPDRPFSAEVMTEDSLCLSIQKDLTVLLTGETQAELPQITTGRRGALHVQKPACPVSAVGSPAATHDSAGSVGVLRERRSDLGREHPGGCDRGGSAGRPGRVKHVGFQGVEILWTGGEKGETWHPVDYETSLERTTSLESKEFSKVPDHLVSSARLCNSIGLTENVWDGTWRAPSERPGASSGTFSPAPLVESGEDEVFLKENKEHLEKKPELERDQERILEQEEHFRGGDDDTLGPGGAEDSTDVYSSQFETILDNTSLYYSAESLETLYSEPDSYFSFEMPLTPMIQQRIKEGSHFLERTSVGGQQDILSVSADGGIVMASSSGLTNGLNEASDSIHMKGTPPEIVFWGSNAGVKTTLLEAHSEMGSTEILEKETPESLSNGTSSNIEAAKRLAKRLYQLDRFKRSDVAKHLGKNNEFSKLVAEEYLKFFDFTGMTLDQSLRYFFKAFSLVGETQERERVLIHFSNRYFYCNPDTIASQDGVHCLTCAMMLLNTDLHGHNIGKKMTCQEFIANLQGVNEGGDFSKDLLKALYNSIKNEKLEWAVMAFAKQCHVCTRDASRRTVGPPRSGTCELYRCATGWAPLFCF